The Humulus lupulus chromosome 4, drHumLupu1.1, whole genome shotgun sequence genome has a window encoding:
- the LOC133830080 gene encoding uncharacterized protein LOC133830080 isoform X3 codes for MSYVCASAARREYAAAMQNGAKLAEQMAKLEEERSGRKMAEANRDVLVEAIKRLETELAEAKKRVSATEEKLVSTVGLEVERDKLKADLVDMTNKWMEKSQFCVQHEARMEKLSSMMSDLEEDIVSLQTDKETLEKEKKELEQRANSLESSAAEAKKQKLEADLLLGKKLKEAEERAAEAAVEATRQRIRDREITERKLARVAEVDTAKYLDLALRNKKQTPEEKWAKLEMYCKNVDVKIGEYDVDKYLNELGDLQISYPPCHLEKLKLRGDTLGSMYNANMEAVEDTVANVASDKKASGSASIAEGKSEGERGAVE; via the exons ATG AGCTATGTATGTGCTTCGGCTGCAAGGCGAGAGTATGCGGCGGCTATGCAGAATGGAGCCAAACTGGCAGAGCAGATGGCGAAATTAGAAGAGGAGCGGTCAGGGAGAAAGATGGCTGAGGCGAATCGAGATGTGCTGGTGGAGGCCATCAAGAGGTTAGAAACAGAGTTGGCAGAGGCGAAAAAGAGGGTGTccgccacggaggagaagctggTAAGCACTGTCGGGCTTGAAGTAGAGCGAGACAAACTGAAAGCTGACTTGGTGGATATGACCAATAAGTGGATGGAGAAAAGCCAATTCTGCGTTCAACATGAAGCCCGCATGGAGAAGCTTAGCAGTATGATGAGCGACCTTGAAGAAGATATTGTGTCGTTGCAGACTGATAAGGAGACCTTAGAGAAGGAGAAAAAAGAGCTGGAGCAAAGGGCGAACAGTCTTGAGTCCAGCGCAGCGGAGGCCAAGAAGCAGAAGTTGGAGGCTGATCTCCTCTtagggaagaagttgaaagaagCAGAAGAG agGGCAGCAGAGGCAGCTGTTGAAGCCACTAGGCAGCGTATTCGAGATCGAGAGATCACCGAACGCAAGCTTGCGAGAGTGGCTGAGGTAGATACCGCCAAGTATCTGGATTTGGCATTACGTAATAAGAAGCAAACCCCAGAGGAGAAATGGGCAAAACTGGAGATGTATTGTAAGAACGTTGATGTAAAGATAGGAGAGTATGACGTCGACAAGTATTTGAACGAGCTTGGGGATTTGCAGATTTCTTATCCGCCGTGTCATCTGGAGAAGTTGAAGCTGAGGGGCGATACGCTGGGATCGATGTATAATGCCAACATGGAAGCCGTTGAAGATACTGTTGCCAACGTGGCTTCTGATAAAAAAGCATCAGGTTCTGCCTCTATAGCTGAGGGCAAGTCAGAGGGTGAAAGAGGTGCCGTAGAATGA
- the LOC133831949 gene encoding uncharacterized protein LOC133831949, whose amino-acid sequence MALEANNEAIQCKVFSTTFFGPALLWFRQLKAGSLNSFNDLRWSFLQQYSANREAPRTMFDLYRIEQGENEHPKAYLQRFIDLVHQIHDVDPLTAANLFVKSLQVGSLLHENLTMTPPYDMADVQTRAEGVFRVLEF is encoded by the coding sequence ATGGCGTTAGAAGCTAATAACGAAGCCATACAATGCAAAGTCTTTTCAACAACTTTCTTCGGGCCGGCTCTGTTATGGTTCCGACAATTAAAGGCCGGATCACTCAACAGTTTTAATGATCTCCGATGGTCCTTCTTACAGCAGTACAGCGCGAACCGAGAGGCTCCCAGAACAATGTTCGATCTCTATCGAATTGAACAAGGGGAGAATGAACATCCAAAGGCATACTTACAGCGTTTCATTGACCTCGTGCATCAAATACACGACGTCGACCCACTCACCGCAGCAAATCTCTTCGTCAAAAGCTTGCAGGTGGGGTCACTCTTGCATGAGAATCTCACTATGACACCACCATACGACATGGCAGACGTGCAGACCCGAGCCGAGGGCGTCTTCAGGGTATTAGAATTTTGA
- the LOC133830080 gene encoding uncharacterized protein LOC133830080 isoform X2 — MCVMLFVMGIIDLSQSYVCASAARREYAAAMQNGAKLAEQMAKLEEERSGRKMAEANRDVLVEAIKRLETELAEAKKRVSATEEKLVSTVGLEVERDKLKADLVDMTNKWMEKSQFCVQHEARMEKLSSMMSDLEEDIVSLQTDKETLEKEKKELEQRANSLESSAAEAKKQKLEADLLLGKKLKEAEERAAEAAVEATRQRIRDREITERKLARVAEVDTAKYLDLALRNKKQTPEEKWAKLEMYCKNVDVKIGEYDVDKYLNELGDLQISYPPCHLEKLKLRGDTLGSMYNANMEAVEDTVANVASDKKASGSASIAEGKSEGERGAVE, encoded by the exons ATGTGTGTAATGTTATTTGTAATGGGCATAATCGATTTGTCACAGAGCTATGTATGTGCTTCGGCTGCAAGGCGAGAGTATGCGGCGGCTATGCAGAATGGAGCCAAACTGGCAGAGCAGATGGCGAAATTAGAAGAGGAGCGGTCAGGGAGAAAGATGGCTGAGGCGAATCGAGATGTGCTGGTGGAGGCCATCAAGAGGTTAGAAACAGAGTTGGCAGAGGCGAAAAAGAGGGTGTccgccacggaggagaagctggTAAGCACTGTCGGGCTTGAAGTAGAGCGAGACAAACTGAAAGCTGACTTGGTGGATATGACCAATAAGTGGATGGAGAAAAGCCAATTCTGCGTTCAACATGAAGCCCGCATGGAGAAGCTTAGCAGTATGATGAGCGACCTTGAAGAAGATATTGTGTCGTTGCAGACTGATAAGGAGACCTTAGAGAAGGAGAAAAAAGAGCTGGAGCAAAGGGCGAACAGTCTTGAGTCCAGCGCAGCGGAGGCCAAGAAGCAGAAGTTGGAGGCTGATCTCCTCTtagggaagaagttgaaagaagCAGAAGAG agGGCAGCAGAGGCAGCTGTTGAAGCCACTAGGCAGCGTATTCGAGATCGAGAGATCACCGAACGCAAGCTTGCGAGAGTGGCTGAGGTAGATACCGCCAAGTATCTGGATTTGGCATTACGTAATAAGAAGCAAACCCCAGAGGAGAAATGGGCAAAACTGGAGATGTATTGTAAGAACGTTGATGTAAAGATAGGAGAGTATGACGTCGACAAGTATTTGAACGAGCTTGGGGATTTGCAGATTTCTTATCCGCCGTGTCATCTGGAGAAGTTGAAGCTGAGGGGCGATACGCTGGGATCGATGTATAATGCCAACATGGAAGCCGTTGAAGATACTGTTGCCAACGTGGCTTCTGATAAAAAAGCATCAGGTTCTGCCTCTATAGCTGAGGGCAAGTCAGAGGGTGAAAGAGGTGCCGTAGAATGA
- the LOC133831948 gene encoding uncharacterized protein LOC133831948 translates to MRTFAWTPHDIPGIDPSVMSHSLNISNYFPPVKQKQRRFALEVNQVIQEEVQRLLSTGAIEECLYPSWLANPVVVPKKNGKKRVCVDYTNINKACPKDSYPLPKIDQMIDATAGYERMSFLNAYSGYNQIPMKSEDRIHTAFITEDGLYCYKVMPFGLKNAGATYQRLMHKLFSSLLGRNMEIYIDDMVIKSKQSSSHIDDLIECFDILDAYKMKLNPTKCVFGVSSGQFLGYIVSQRGIEASPTQIASLSEIKEPRTIRDIQALTRKIVALSRFISRMSHRCQPFLQCIKKSTNTTWGPEQQKALDELKTYLSSPPILSSPIANEDLFLYLSVSRFAVSSVLFREEANRQRPVFYCSKMLLDVETRYSMMEKLALALLTAKKKLRQYFESHTIIVYTDYPLKQVLSKPDLSGRLSKWAIELGTYDIQFLPRKAKKGQVIVDFLVEIQSFTPDALPELLESEDQWLWTMYTDGASNSQGAGIGVVLEAPSGLKIEEAIRLEQSATNNEAEYEALIYGLELTREMGIQRLNIRGDSQLMIEQVAGNFDTKAPHLASLLQKVTDLRSHFRQFELILVPREQNQKADTLAKLASAGGCTRQSSISISRSSKDMEVYSISSEPECWIDPIIKYLTTSELPPNPKDAKLLRLRAQRYSMIHGTLYRKSFNGPYLRCLRPSEAKKLLKEIHEGTCGNHTGGRSLAHKALTAGYYWSYMMTEAQDYAKKCDKCQRFAPTIHQRAQTLHSIVAPWPFAKWGMDVVGELPKAAGGRRYALVASDYFTKWVVAEAYVTVSKTDTMSFIWKHIICQFGIPWEIVVDNGTPFQNAKVQELCDTYKIKLSFASVTYPQGNGQAEASNKVIFANIKKNLEDKKGAWVEELSKVLWAYKTTKRSSTGESPYAMVYGTEAIIPTEVGLPTLRTEIASDPTTNTIQLLHNLDLLEETRIMAQLRLENYQKVAERYYNKRVHLRTFREGDWVMRKVTGNKKKLEPN, encoded by the coding sequence ATGAGAACTTTTGCTTGGACACCACACGACATACCCGGAATAGACCCTTCTGTCATGAGCCACAGCTTGAATATCTCCAACTACTTCCCACCCGTCAAACAGAAGCAGAGGAGATTCGCTCTAGAGGTGAACCAAGTCATACAAGAGGAGGTCCAACGGCTCCTGAGCACGGGGGCAATCGAAGAATGTTTATACCCCAGTTGGCTTGCCAACCCCGTCGTGGTCCCAAAGAAGAATGGGAAAAAGAGAGTATGTGTAGACTACACAAATATAAACAAAGCCTGTCCCAAAGATAGCTACCCTCTACCAAAGATCGATCAGATGATAGACGCCACGGCAGGATATGAAAGGATGAGCTTCCTCAAcgcctactctggatacaatcagatccccaTGAAATCAGAGGATAGGATTCATACAGCATTCATAACAGAAGATggtttatattgctacaaagttatgcccttcggtctAAAGAATGCAGGCGCGACATATCAGAGGTTGATGCACAAGCTGTTTTCCTCATtactcgggagaaatatggagatTTATATTGACGATATGGTCATCAAGTCCAAACAAAGCTCTTCACATATAGACGACTTGATTGAATGTTTCGACATCCTTGATgcttataaaatgaaattaaaccccacAAAATGTGTCTTTGGGGTGTCCTCCGGACAGTTCTTGGGATACATCGTCAGTCAGAGGGGCATCGAGGCGAGCCCAACACAGATTGCGTCCCTCTCAGAAATTAAGGAACCTCGAACCATCCGAGACATACAGGCTCTGACCAGGAAAATAGTAGCATTAAGTCGATTCATATCACGAATGTCACACCGCTGCCAACCCTTCTTACAGTGCATAAAGAAGTCTACGAACACCACCTGGGGACCAGAACAGCAAAAAGCATTGGACGAGTTGAAGACTTATTTGAGCTCTCCTCCTATATTGAGCTCTCCTATTGCTAATGAAGATTTATTCTTATATTTGTCTGTCTCACGATTCGCTGTAAGTTCCGTTCTTTTTCGAGAAGAAGCCAATCGTCAGAGGCCAGTGTTCTATTGCAGCAAGATGTTGTTAGATGTTGAAACCCGATACagtatgatggaaaaattggcactcgCACTCCTCACGGCCAAAAAGAAGTTACGACAATACTTCGAAAGCCACACGATCATCGTATATACGGACTATCCATTAAAGCAGGTACTGAGTAAGCCCGACCTTTCTGGAAGATTATCTAAATGGGCCATTGAGCTTGGGACATACGATATTCAGTTTTTGCCACGAAAAGCTAAAAAGGGGCAGGTAATCGTTGACTTCCTGGTTGAAATTCAGTCATTCACTCCTGACGCCCTGCCAGAATTATTAGAATCAGAAGATCAATGGCTGTGGACAATGTACACTGACGGAGCATCCAATTCCCAAGGGGCTGGTATTGGCGTCGTATTAGAAGCTCCCTCAGGACTCAAAATCGAAGAAGCTATCCGTTTAGAGCAATCCGCAacgaataatgaagcagaatatgaggcactaATCTATGGTTTGGAACTCACACGAGAAATGGGAATCCAACGTCTGAACATCAGAGGCGATTCGCAGCTTATGATAGAACAAGTGGCTGGAAATTTCGACACCAAAGCACCCCATCTGGCTAGCCTTCTACAGAAGGTAACTGACTTACGATCGCATTTTCGCCAGTTTGAACTCATACTAGTACCCAGGGAGCAAAATCAGAAGGCCGACACTCTTGCCAAATTAGCTTCTGCAGGAGGATGCACACGCCAGTCCTCCATATCCATAAGCCGATCAAGCAAAGATATGGAAGTCTATTCCATCTCGTCAGAACCTGAATGCTGGATAGATCCGATCATCAAGTACTTGACCACCTCCGAGCTCCCACCTAATCCAAAAGATGCAAAACTTCTGCGCCTTCGGGCACAACGCTATTCCATGATCCATGGAACGTTGTACCGAAAATCCTTCAATGGCCCATACCTACGATGTTTGCGCccatcagaagctaaaaaattgttaaaaGAAATACATGAGGGGACATGTGGAAATCACACAGGGGGACGGAGCTTGGCACACAAGGCACTTACAGCAGGGTATTACTGGTcatacatgatgacagaagcGCAAGATTATGccaaaaaatgcgacaaatgccaacgatttgcacccaccatccatcaacGTGCTCAAACCCTACACTCCATCGTTGCACCTTGGCCATTTGCAAAATGGGGTATGGATGTGGTAGGTGAACTACCTAAGGCTGCTGGAGGACGACGGTATGCTCTTGTAGCCagtgactacttcacaaaatgggttgtgGCAGAGGCGTACGTCACGGTCAGCAAAACAGACACTATGTCCTTCATCTGGAAGCATATTATATGTCAATTTGGAATACCCTGGGAGATAGTCGTCGACAACGGCACTCCATTCCAAAATGCAAAGGTACAAGAGCTATGCGACACGTACAAGATCAAGCTAAGCTTCGCCTCTGTCACTTACCCACAGGGCAATGGTCAAGCAGAGGCTTCCAACAAAGTCATCTTTGCCAACATTAAGAAGAATTTGGAAGACAAAAAAGGAGCATGGGTAGAAGAATTATCGAAAGTGTTATGGGCTTACAAAACAACAAAAAGATCCTCCACGGGGGAATCTCCCTATGCCATGGTTTATGGAACAGAAGCTATCATCCCAACAGAAGTCGGTCTGCCTACACTTCGGACAGAGATCGCGTCTGACCCAACAACGAACACCATTCAATTACTGCACAACCTAGACCTTCTAGAAGAAACACGTATAATGGCACAATTGCGACTGGAAAATTATCAGAAGGTAGCAGAACGCTACTACAACAAAAGGGTCCACTTACGCACATTTCGAGAAGGAGATTGGGTTATGCGTAAGGTCACAGGCAATAAAAAGAAGCTAGAGCCTAACTAG
- the LOC133830080 gene encoding uncharacterized protein LOC133830080 isoform X1: MSSRSSPDPTDRDGYKNAFERMRKSFDIPDNVTVRMLSEAELREWRFKDVVKRTEIVMSLRHIEWLRFPLPALLVQIISNSGAHISQFLPNAIQSIVGAQMIGSLRNVNIQSDDIYACFTKSTNKVIEGKPWKTFYLSPKKDRTIFTDFDSSHRNWDKYFFAVGGAWYPEYVPQEIFPLARVFIKDFSWPQVSMSSERHSKLTEKWLLHESKENAISIRGVLNSYCMQIMTRLCFVDRVDPGAVRVRSQKGDMTLGKITAACAKQLGAFLKKSPHTPSTLSLTKAEFERACTETFAACAKRQGVPEGKKKEGSGLAAESSPDKSGLSRRSSRIQGRSSTPSDALQIKPLQQVPLPTDALGKRKEREESSSEDLDNGKCISTKLRIPKGSAPTPQGSALAIPKLSPGKLPTGQALSLCKKPRGFAPVGHLPGASSVTPVVGSFLAAGSEGVAHVEGASSSPSKLPGEATGDGVQDGLPMEVKSSAICAKLSEALTSASDLAEGFAVGHKRGSEGRRPSSASRKNKLLEDAFGEGFESADIIPLPVEASKVVEPETIPGGQESGAVKVTSVDSLGVDVSSLLPTASEFHPGDVTAVSPKGTNSFESPSAFLELLMSSAMQTPVYLPSDLGEDDSLFVRPLKTYSSGTGTVALASDSIMVSTLAEGEKPVSPVASAAASAGGEASDRTGVMSEYGPSASNEVMEEMLRISRPHLPTEQSDL; this comes from the exons ATGTCTTCTCGTTCATCTCCTGATCCTACGGATCGCGATGGATACAAAAATGCGTTCGAACGCATGCGTAAATCGTTCGACATTCCAGATAATGTCACGGTGAGGATGCTCTCGGAGGCCGAACTTCGAGAATGGCGATTTAAGGACGTAGTGAAGCGTACTGAGATAGTCATGAGCTTGAGACACATCGAATGGCTCCGTTTCCCTCTCCCAGCTCTGCTTGTTCAGATAATTTCAAACTCCGGGGCTCACATTTCGCAATTTCTCCCAAATGCCATTCAGTCTATAGTCGGGGCTCAAATGATAGGGAGCCTTAGGAATGTCAATATCCAATCGGACGACATTTATGCATGCTTCACCAAGTCTACGAACAAGGTGATAGAGGGAAAGCCTTGGAAAACTTTCTACCTCTCTCCCAAAAAGGATCGGACAATCTTCACCGATTTCGATAGCTCCCATcgaaattgggataaatacttCTTTGCTGTTGGAGGAGCATGGTACCCTGAGTACGTGCCTCAGGAAATTTTTCCTCTGGCCAGGGTGTTTATAAAAG ATTTTTCTTGGCCTCAGGTCAGCATGAGTTCTGAGCGACATAGCAAGCTGACAGAGAAATGGCTCCTTCATGAATCTAAGGAGAATGCCATTAGCATCAGGGGTGTACTGAACTCCTACTGTATGCAGATTATGACTCGGCTTTGCTTCGTGGATCGAGTCGATCCTGGAGCTGTGCGGGTTAGATCGCAGAAGGGTGATATGACCCTAGGCAAGATTACTGCAGCATGCGCGAAGCAGCTGGGAGCTTTCCTGAAGAAATCtcctcatactccttcaactctgtcacTGACGAAAGCCGAGTTCGAAAGGGCGTGCACCGAAACCTTCGCTGCGTGTGCCAAGCGTCAAGGGGTCCCAGAGGGTAAAAAGAAGGAGGGTTCTGGCCtggctgcagagtcttcccctgaCAAATCCGGCTTATCGCGCAGGTCTTCTCGCATCCAAGGGCGGTCGTCCACGCCTTCTGACGCTCTGCAAATTAAGCCTCTTCAGCAAGTGCCTTTGCCTACAGACGCCTTGggaaaaagaaaggagcgtgaGGAGTCCTCTTCCGAAGATTTGGACAACGGGAAGTGCATTTCGACGAAGCTTCGGATCCCGAAAGGCTCTGCCCCCACTCCTCAAGGATCTGCTCTAGCAATCCCCAAACTTTCCCCCGGTAAATTACCAACAGGTCAGGCCCTCTCGTTGTGCAAAAAGCCACGGGGATTTGCCCCTGTTGGGCATTTACCTGGGGCATCTTCTGTTACTCCTGTAGTTGGATCCTTCTTGGCAGCGGGCTCAGAAGGGGTGGCTCATGTAGAGGGtgcttcctcttctccttccaaATTACCAGGAGAGGCGACTGGAGATGGAGTGCAGGATGGCTTACCGATGGAGGTGAAGTCGTCTGCTATCTGCGCGAAGCTGTCAGAGGCATTGACCTCTGCTTCTGATTTAGCTGAAGGGTTTGCCGTTGGCCATAAACGTGGCTCAGAGGGGAGACGCCCTTCCTCTGCCTCTCGTAAAAACAAGCTTCTAGAGGATGCCTTCGGGGAGGGTTTTGAATCTGCGGATATCATTCCTCTGCCAGTTGAGGCAAGTAAGGTCGTTGAGCCCGAAACTATCCCTGGGGGCCAGGAATCAGGGGCTGTCAAAGTAACAAGTGTTGACAGTCTTGGTGTTGACGTCTCTTCATTGCTACCTACCGCTTCTGAGTTTCATCCAGGAGATGTCACTGCTGTGTCCCCGAAGGGTACTAACTCTTTTGAATCTCCTAGCGCTTTCTTGGAGCTGCTCATGTCTTCTGCCATGCAGACGCCAGTGTACCTCCCTAGTGATTTGGGTGAGGATGATAGCTTGTTTGTACGCCCTTTGAAGACATATTCTTCTGGCACGGGGACAGTTGCGTTGGCGTCTGATAGCATTATGGTATCGACGTTAGCAGAAGGTGAGAAGCCAGTTTCCCCTGTTGCTTCTGCGGCTGCATCTGCAGGAGGAGAAGCAAGTGACAGAACAGGAGTAATGTCGGAATATGGCCCTTCTGCGTCTAACGAAGTTATGGAGGAAATGCTACGTATAAGCAGACCCCATCTACCTACGGAGCAATCGGATCTTTAA